From the Paucidesulfovibrio longus DSM 6739 genome, the window CACAACAGGAGCTTGAACATGAATGACGAACGGCTTCTTCGACTTCCCGATGTGTTGCACCTCATTCCCGTAGCCAAAAGCACATGGTGGCTTGGAGTCCGCGAAGGCCGCTATCCGCGCCCGGTGAAGCTGGGGCCGCGCTGTTCCGCATGGCGACTGTCCGATATCCGGCGAATCGTTGACGGCGGCATTCCCGGCGACTTCGTTGGAGAAGGCGTTACCGGAGACGCGGCATAGAACAAACGAGAAGCCCCCTGCGGTGTGCGAAACCGCAGGGGGCTGAAAATTCAACGCAGGCGAGCGTCGAAAGTGAGTATTTCTCTACACGAAAAGGGCAACAGGGGCAACGTCTGGAGTCAGAAGAACAACCCGCAACGCACACCACAGCAACGCTTTATCGACTCCCTTCCGGAACGGCTCCAATGGGGCCACGGCAAAGAGCTGTACTACTGGGGCACAAGGGCGAGCGTTATTTCCAAGGCAGGATACCTGGAACTGCCCACAACACAATGGCATTACCTGATCCTGGACATCGACCACGAAGGCGCGGGCGCGTTTTGGTTGGACGAAGGCCTGCCCATGCCGACCATCTCCATCGTCACGCCGGACAACGGCCATGCCCTCTATTTTTACGAACTGGCGAATCCCGTACTCCGCCCGATCAACGGTGGCGCATCCTGGTTGAAACGCCGCCCCCTGGAATTTTTCGAGAACATCCGGACCGGATACATCAAGGCACTTTGCGCCGACCCCGGATACACGGCCTATTCCTGCAAGAATCCATTCGGTCCGATGTGGGAGCCGACAACACGCTGGCACGACAAGCAATATACGCTTGCAGAAATGGCCCAGGCAGTGGATGTTC encodes:
- a CDS encoding helix-turn-helix transcriptional regulator, encoding MNDERLLRLPDVLHLIPVAKSTWWLGVREGRYPRPVKLGPRCSAWRLSDIRRIVDGGIPGDFVGEGVTGDAA